The segment AACATGAAAGCTGAGAAAGCCATTAATACGGGCAATGCCAACCCCATCAATGCCTCCATCACCAGATTTACCTGTCACCTGGACTTGAATGAAGCCTGACTCTCGTAAAAGTCGCTGGGTTAAACGTTCAAAAGCGGAAGGTTCTAGAGACAAGAGCAATTGATGAAGCTGTTGATGCCAAGTTGACTCTTCCACAGAAAAATCTGGTTCATCTAGGTTATCGGAAAGCTTGGGTGAGATAGGCTTAATCTTATCGGCATCTCGGACAGCTTTAACAATAGTCTTAGCATCTAATGTTTGGATGTCTATAGATGTTGAAACCAATGACCAAACGCCACGAGATGAATTTTGTAGAAGCCCATACTTTTTTAGATATGTACGACTCCACCCAAGACGATACTCAACTTCACTCCTTGCAGTATTACTATGGAGAACTTCAAGAATGTCATCAGGTAAGTTAAGCAACTGAGCCACTTGATCATAAATCTCTTCAATCGTTCCAGATCCACCTAAGTTTTGCAGTGCCTGAAGTGTAGGCAGAAGCATAACGTCAAAGGTGGGAACTGAAGAAGATTGTTTCATGGATCAGAACAAAACTA is part of the Candidatus Obscuribacterales bacterium genome and harbors:
- a CDS encoding restriction endonuclease; this encodes MKQSSSVPTFDVMLLPTLQALQNLGGSGTIEEIYDQVAQLLNLPDDILEVLHSNTARSEVEYRLGWSRTYLKKYGLLQNSSRGVWSLVSTSIDIQTLDAKTIVKAVRDADKIKPISPKLSDNLDEPDFSVEESTWHQQLHQLLLSLEPSAFERLTQRLLRESGFIQVQVTGKSGDGGIDGVGIARINGFLSFHVLFQCKRYQGSVTAAQVRDFRGAMQGRTDKGLLITTGTFTRSALQEATRDGAPPIDLIDGEQLIQRLKDLGLGVKITMIESVEVDAEWFSQI